One genomic region from Haloterrigena gelatinilytica encodes:
- a CDS encoding ferredoxin produces the protein MKVEFDEDVCIGMYQCVAEWSEFEKDTSKGKAVLNDSEEVEDGLFVREVPEGSELDAKFAARTCPVDAIKIYDDDGEQLIP, from the coding sequence ATGAAGGTCGAATTCGACGAGGACGTCTGTATCGGGATGTACCAGTGCGTCGCCGAGTGGAGCGAGTTCGAGAAGGACACGTCGAAGGGGAAAGCGGTCCTGAACGACTCGGAGGAGGTCGAGGACGGACTCTTCGTCCGCGAGGTCCCCGAGGGGTCGGAACTGGACGCGAAGTTCGCCGCTCGCACGTGTCCCGTCGACGCGATCAAGATCTACGACGACGACGGCGAGCAGTTGATCCCCTGA
- a CDS encoding carbohydrate-binding protein, with translation MSREIDETGETNRNIETTNARTPVRNSRRRFLQLGASALAATTLGASSVAARDAVTEACGSSDTLDVGDGDFLLINNEWGADVDMCIWAADDGTYGYEWATRTAGGEPNYPEVLLGTKPWGTESGVDAFPVPRGDVDELELTFDVDVDIDGENWNLAEEWWLMDGEPNPDGPHTHEIMLVLDWGDEHGHGDPVAPGAIEDAHGNAIDHWISYDSGGTDADFHIFRLADPTTSGTVDLTAIMSYVETEIGGVSDDLLLSGIEVGNEYWSGTSGDVTFDTLDVAINGRTYSSGDGSTVDDGDGSDGDSSDGDGSDGDNDAGGDRDVPAWTPDEIYTAGDRVNHDGAVWEAQWWTRGQEPRDEAWYVWQRVE, from the coding sequence ATGTCACGAGAGATCGACGAGACCGGCGAGACGAACCGCAACATCGAGACGACGAACGCCCGGACGCCCGTCCGAAACTCCCGCCGACGCTTCCTGCAACTCGGGGCCAGCGCGCTCGCGGCGACGACACTCGGTGCTTCGAGCGTCGCCGCTCGGGACGCGGTCACCGAGGCGTGTGGCTCGTCCGATACCCTCGACGTCGGCGACGGCGACTTCCTGCTCATCAACAACGAGTGGGGCGCCGACGTCGATATGTGCATCTGGGCCGCGGACGACGGGACCTACGGCTACGAGTGGGCGACCAGAACGGCCGGCGGCGAACCCAACTATCCCGAGGTACTCCTCGGCACCAAGCCGTGGGGGACCGAGAGCGGCGTCGACGCGTTCCCCGTCCCCCGCGGCGACGTCGACGAACTCGAGTTGACGTTCGACGTCGACGTCGACATCGACGGCGAGAACTGGAACCTCGCCGAGGAGTGGTGGCTCATGGACGGCGAACCGAACCCGGACGGCCCGCACACCCACGAGATCATGCTGGTCTTGGACTGGGGCGACGAGCACGGCCACGGCGACCCGGTCGCGCCGGGGGCTATCGAGGACGCTCACGGGAACGCCATCGACCACTGGATAAGCTACGACTCAGGCGGCACCGACGCTGACTTCCACATCTTCCGACTCGCCGATCCCACCACCTCGGGCACGGTCGACCTCACGGCCATCATGTCCTACGTCGAGACCGAGATCGGCGGCGTGAGCGACGACCTCCTGCTCAGCGGCATCGAAGTCGGCAACGAGTACTGGTCCGGGACGAGCGGCGACGTCACGTTCGACACCCTCGACGTCGCGATCAACGGGCGGACGTACTCGAGCGGCGACGGGTCGACGGTCGACGACGGAGACGGCAGTGATGGAGACAGCAGCGATGGAGACGGAAGCGACGGAGACAACGACGCTGGCGGTGACCGCGACGTTCCCGCGTGGACTCCCGACGAGATCTACACCGCAGGCGATCGGGTGAACCACGACGGCGCCGTCTGGGAAGCGCAGTGGTGGACTCGCGGGCAGGAACCCCGCGACGAGGCGTGGTACGTCTGGCAGCGCGTCGAGTGA
- a CDS encoding helix-turn-helix domain-containing protein encodes MQSADLTLRLPPAMQSPAPEATLESVRREEVLSWEIDREARRIRFLSLIVGDPDVLGDLADDLEHMYRYDLTPVDADTFYGYVEMDLRSSDVTLLEAFDLPGLVIVPPMVYTGRESVHITVLGDPEAMPTLLERIPDGVGVEVRRVSEHQRRAETLAGRLTARQFEALETAQELGYFDVPRTGSLAEVAAELDCSESAASTLLRTVESELVDAALGE; translated from the coding sequence GTGCAATCGGCCGATCTCACCCTTCGGCTCCCGCCCGCGATGCAGTCGCCGGCCCCCGAGGCGACCCTCGAGTCGGTCCGGCGCGAGGAGGTGCTCTCCTGGGAGATCGACCGCGAGGCCCGGCGAATCCGCTTCCTGTCGCTGATCGTCGGTGACCCCGACGTGCTCGGCGATCTGGCCGACGACCTCGAGCACATGTACCGGTACGACCTCACGCCGGTCGACGCCGACACGTTCTACGGCTACGTGGAGATGGACCTCCGGAGCTCCGACGTGACGCTCCTCGAGGCGTTCGATCTACCCGGCCTCGTGATCGTCCCACCGATGGTATACACGGGCCGGGAGAGCGTCCACATCACCGTTCTCGGCGATCCCGAAGCGATGCCGACGCTGCTCGAGCGCATTCCCGACGGCGTCGGCGTCGAGGTCCGGCGCGTGAGCGAACACCAGCGTCGCGCGGAGACGCTCGCGGGACGGCTCACCGCCCGCCAGTTCGAGGCGCTCGAGACCGCGCAGGAACTGGGCTACTTCGACGTCCCGCGAACGGGGTCGCTGGCCGAGGTCGCCGCCGAACTGGACTGTTCGGAGAGCGCGGCGTCGACGCTGCTCCGGACGGTCGAGTCGGAACTGGTCGACGCGGCGCTGGGGGAGTGA
- a CDS encoding cytochrome P450, with translation MSDTRPSTSSLPGPRGLPLVGNTISFAREPLAFLEAIREYGDLARYEAFGREFVVVSRPDLVEAVLVSRSDEFWRGSFEHELGEGVGIEGVFFSEGEQWRRQRLLLQNAFTPARIESYAEVMVDETVREVDSWPEEEVIDVNERLSALTLGALTRSLFALPLEGDRADRVRRWVDAMGAYLEADFFGPGAVLPSWLPRRTEREYERATADVEALVGELLTERRESDAEGDDLLSLLATAEYPDGTRPSADEISDQLLTFLLAGHETTATALTYACWFLAADDEIRDRLEREVEAVCGDRDPTFADLPELTVAEAVGREALRLYPPLPFLHREPREPTALDGVRVGPGTTIQLNMYGIHRDERWWAAPDSFRPERWLDDADRPEYAAFPFGGGPRHCIGMRFAMTELKLSLATIARRVRLDRVSTSLEPSIEVSLDPGTVEMRVRRP, from the coding sequence ATGAGCGACACACGACCGTCGACGTCCTCGCTTCCGGGCCCCCGGGGCCTCCCGCTCGTCGGAAACACGATCTCGTTCGCCCGCGAACCGCTCGCGTTCCTCGAGGCGATCCGTGAGTACGGCGACCTCGCCCGGTACGAGGCGTTCGGTCGCGAGTTCGTCGTCGTGTCCCGCCCCGATCTCGTCGAGGCGGTGCTGGTCTCCCGGAGCGACGAGTTCTGGCGGGGATCGTTCGAACACGAGTTGGGCGAGGGTGTCGGTATCGAAGGCGTGTTCTTCTCCGAAGGCGAGCAGTGGCGACGGCAGCGACTGCTCTTACAGAACGCGTTCACGCCGGCGCGAATCGAATCGTACGCCGAGGTCATGGTCGACGAGACCGTCCGAGAAGTCGACAGCTGGCCCGAGGAAGAAGTCATCGATGTAAACGAGCGGCTGTCGGCGCTGACCCTCGGCGCGCTCACGCGATCGCTGTTCGCCCTCCCGCTCGAGGGCGACCGCGCCGACCGCGTGCGACGCTGGGTCGACGCCATGGGCGCGTACCTCGAAGCCGACTTCTTCGGCCCGGGTGCCGTGTTGCCGTCGTGGCTCCCGCGGCGAACCGAACGCGAGTACGAGCGCGCCACGGCCGACGTCGAAGCGCTCGTCGGGGAGCTCCTGACGGAGCGCCGGGAATCGGACGCCGAGGGCGACGACCTCCTCTCGCTGCTCGCGACGGCCGAGTATCCCGACGGAACCCGTCCCTCGGCCGACGAGATCTCCGATCAGTTGCTGACGTTCCTGCTCGCGGGCCACGAGACGACCGCGACCGCGCTCACCTACGCCTGCTGGTTCCTCGCGGCCGACGACGAAATTCGGGACCGGCTCGAGCGGGAGGTCGAGGCCGTCTGCGGCGACCGCGATCCGACGTTCGCCGATCTCCCCGAACTGACCGTCGCCGAGGCCGTCGGCCGTGAAGCGTTGCGACTCTATCCGCCGCTGCCGTTCCTCCACCGGGAGCCCCGCGAGCCGACCGCTCTCGACGGCGTCCGCGTCGGGCCCGGGACGACGATCCAGTTGAACATGTACGGGATCCACCGCGACGAGCGCTGGTGGGCGGCTCCCGATTCGTTCCGTCCGGAGCGCTGGCTCGACGACGCCGATCGACCCGAGTACGCAGCCTTCCCCTTCGGCGGGGGCCCGCGACACTGTATCGGCATGCGGTTCGCGATGACGGAGCTCAAACTGTCGCTGGCGACGATCGCGCGTCGGGTCCGGCTCGACCGCGTCTCGACGTCGCTCGAGCCGTCGATCGAGGTCTCGCTCGATCCCGGAACCGTCGAAATGCGGGTTCGCCGACCGTAG
- the mdh gene encoding malate dehydrogenase: protein MTKVSVVGAAGTVGAAAAYNIALRDIADELVLVDIPDKEDDTIGQAADVNHGAAYDSNTTIRQGGYEDTAGSDVVVITAGIPRQPGQTRIDLAGDNAPIMEDIGSSIAEHNDDFITVTTSNPVDLLNRHLYETGDRAREKVIGFGGRLDSARFRYVISQRFDAPVQNVEATILGEHGDAQVPVFSKVRVDGQDPEFDEDEKDDLLSELQTSAMNVIEKKGATQWGPATGVGHTVEAIVRDTGEVLPCSVKLEGEYGHEDAAFGVPVKLGSDGVEEIVEWDLTEFERNQLGEAAEKLSEQYDEIS, encoded by the coding sequence ATGACGAAAGTTAGCGTAGTCGGAGCGGCCGGCACGGTCGGGGCCGCTGCGGCGTACAACATCGCGCTTCGGGACATCGCCGACGAGCTCGTTCTGGTGGACATTCCGGACAAGGAAGACGACACGATCGGCCAGGCCGCCGACGTCAACCACGGCGCGGCCTACGATTCGAACACGACGATCCGACAGGGCGGCTACGAGGACACCGCGGGCTCGGACGTCGTCGTCATCACCGCCGGCATCCCGCGCCAGCCGGGCCAGACCCGGATCGATCTGGCCGGCGACAACGCGCCGATCATGGAGGACATCGGCTCCTCGATCGCCGAGCACAACGACGACTTCATCACCGTCACCACGTCGAACCCCGTCGACCTGCTCAACCGCCACCTCTACGAGACGGGCGACCGGGCCCGCGAGAAGGTGATCGGCTTCGGCGGTCGGCTCGACTCCGCCCGCTTCCGCTACGTGATCTCCCAGCGCTTCGACGCGCCGGTCCAGAACGTCGAGGCGACGATCCTCGGCGAGCACGGCGACGCCCAGGTCCCCGTGTTCTCCAAGGTGCGAGTCGACGGGCAGGACCCCGAGTTCGACGAGGACGAGAAGGACGACCTGCTCTCCGAGCTCCAGACCTCGGCGATGAACGTCATCGAAAAGAAGGGCGCGACCCAGTGGGGTCCGGCGACCGGCGTCGGCCACACGGTCGAGGCCATCGTCCGCGACACCGGCGAGGTGCTCCCCTGCAGCGTCAAACTCGAGGGCGAGTACGGCCACGAGGACGCCGCCTTCGGCGTTCCCGTCAAGCTCGGCTCGGACGGCGTCGAGGAGATCGTCGAGTGGGACCTCACCGAGTTCGAGCGCAACCAGCTCGGCGAGGCCGCCGAGAAGCTCTCCGAGCAGTACGACGAGATCTCGTAA
- a CDS encoding LOG family protein, with protein sequence MRVSVIGGGAITDEQAARAEAVGRELGARGHTVVCGGRGGTMEAVCRGAKAEGATTIGILPSDRTAQANDYVDVPIATGLGHARNALVPMNGDVRKSLRDFRANQKSEISGDAVIALTGGVGTLSEIGFAGIYDRPVVGLETHDVSEIDVDLETVETPEAAVDAVEAALADRF encoded by the coding sequence ATGCGCGTCAGCGTCATCGGCGGCGGTGCGATCACCGACGAACAGGCGGCCCGCGCGGAAGCCGTCGGGCGGGAACTCGGGGCCCGCGGCCACACGGTCGTCTGCGGCGGCCGCGGCGGGACGATGGAAGCCGTCTGTCGCGGCGCGAAAGCTGAGGGCGCCACGACGATCGGAATCCTCCCGAGCGACCGCACCGCACAGGCGAACGACTACGTCGACGTCCCGATCGCGACGGGGCTCGGCCACGCTCGGAACGCGCTCGTCCCCATGAACGGCGACGTTCGAAAATCGCTTCGCGATTTTCGTGCCAACCAGAAATCGGAGATTTCTGGTGACGCGGTAATCGCGCTCACCGGCGGCGTCGGGACCCTCTCGGAGATCGGCTTCGCGGGCATCTACGACCGACCCGTCGTCGGCCTCGAGACCCACGACGTCTCCGAGATCGACGTCGACCTCGAGACCGTCGAGACCCCCGAGGCGGCCGTCGACGCGGTCGAGGCGGCGCTCGCGGACCGTTTCTGA
- a CDS encoding GNAT family N-acetyltransferase: MSAADDGDTDDADSYRIREDLPDPETFAALREAAGMPPRSLEGIERGLPNSLYGVVAVHVPTDEVVGMGRIVGDDGTVYRISDMAIRPEHQGRGLGTRIMERLEAYIEETAPPRAYVNLVADVDGFYERFGFEETRPASKGMYRRTE; this comes from the coding sequence ATGTCCGCTGCAGACGACGGCGATACGGACGACGCCGATTCGTACCGGATTCGCGAGGACCTCCCCGATCCCGAGACGTTCGCCGCGCTGCGCGAGGCCGCCGGCATGCCGCCGCGCTCGCTCGAAGGGATCGAACGCGGCCTGCCGAACTCGCTGTACGGCGTCGTCGCGGTCCACGTCCCGACCGACGAGGTCGTCGGGATGGGCCGGATCGTCGGCGACGACGGCACCGTCTACCGGATCTCGGACATGGCGATCCGCCCCGAGCATCAGGGTCGGGGCCTCGGAACCCGGATCATGGAACGCCTCGAGGCCTATATCGAGGAAACCGCTCCGCCGCGGGCGTACGTGAACCTCGTGGCGGACGTCGACGGCTTCTACGAGCGGTTCGGGTTCGAGGAGACCCGGCCCGCCTCGAAGGGGATGTACCGTCGGACGGAGTAG